A stretch of Oryza brachyantha chromosome 4, ObraRS2, whole genome shotgun sequence DNA encodes these proteins:
- the LOC102722293 gene encoding adenylate isopentenyltransferase 5, chloroplastic-like produces MEGATGKSKVVVVMGATATGKSKLAIDLALRFGGEVINSDKIQVHDGLDVVTNKVTDEERAGVPHHLIGGVHPEVDYEVADFCRDAARAVGSVLARGRLPIIAGGSNRYLEALLDGEPGFRRRHELCFLWVDAQLPVLRSYMHDRVDCMVEQGLVGEVRELFRLDADYSRGIRRSIGVPEMDAFFRHEASKALAGADDDEELRARLLAAAIGEIKANTCKLAHRQLLKIHRLRGLAGWSLHRLDVTRALALKVERTSSKAAQHAAWDADVVEPAARVVETFLHGGNVAGHGSGRDEQPMVGTTGAMEVAAEARCGLRLAVETAVALASRSGRGGFHGMEAAV; encoded by the coding sequence ATGGAGGGTGCCACGGGTAAGAGTAAGGTAGTGGTGGTGATGGGCGCGACGGCCACCGGCAAGTCGAAGCTGGCCATCGACCTCGCGCTGCGGTTCGGCGGCGAGGTCATCAACTCCGACAAGATCCAGGTCCACGACGGGCTCGACGTGGTCACCAACAAGGTCACCGACGAGGAGCGGGCCGGCGTGCCGCACCACCTCATCGGCGGGGTGCACCCGGAGGTGGACTACGAGGTCGCCGACTTCTGCCgcgacgccgcgcgcgccgtcggGTCCGTCCTCGCCAGGGGCCGCCTGCCCATCATCGCCGGCGGGTCGAACAGGTACCTCGAGGCGCTGCTGGACGGCGAGCCGGGGTTCCGCCGGCGGCACGAGCTCTGCTTCCTCTGGGTGGACGCTCAGCTGCCGGTGCTGCGCAGCTACATGCACGACCGCGTGGACTGCATGGTGGAGCAGGGGCTCGTCGGCGAGGTCCGGGAGCTCTTCCGCCTCGACGCGGACTATTCCCGGGGTATCCGGAGGTCCATTGGCGTGCCGGAGATGGACGCCTTCTTCCGGCACGAAGCCTCCAAGGcactcgccggcgccgacgacgacgaggagctgCGCGCGAGGCTcctggccgccgccatcggcgAGATCAAGGCGAACACCTGCAAGCTGGCGCATCGCCAGCTGCTGAAGATCCACCGGCtccgcggcctcgccggctGGAGCCTCCACCGGCTCGACGTCACCAGGGCGCTCGCGCTCAAGGTGGAGAGGACGTCGTCCAAGGCAGCACAGCACGCCGCGTGGGACGCGGACGTCGTCGAGCCCGCGGCGCGGGTGGTCGAGACGTTCCTCCATGGAGGAAATGTGGCCGGCCATGGCAGCGGCAGGGACGAGCAGCCCATGGTAGGGACGACCGGCGCAATGGAGGTTGCGGCCGAGGCGCGCTGTGGTCTGCGGCTGGCGGTggagacggcggtggcgctggCATCTCGGTCCGGCCGCGGCGGGTTCCATGGAATGGAGGCGGCCGTTTGA